A single genomic interval of Penaeus vannamei isolate JL-2024 chromosome 21, ASM4276789v1, whole genome shotgun sequence harbors:
- the LOC113825042 gene encoding uncharacterized protein has product MMANVPPVVLVLALLAGGGGACGSGSQQPRRPVPVATTPAPAPGLCSGVALLHGTASDIRRSVLRELCLRVHQHVHLKTPQRSASNPKQQPKRTEQAAALNLHRDSFSDQVRWEAGEASDVINTANWFVDAEVPLSNGYTWYDHGLPLWPLLDQALTQKETVLAKKKKLNWPNYAIATPLYVAPLEASNSRDLAISVRKLFAGDTARPQQQSQNTFANSNKFQSTVLDFIKDHFQDQFGYTRSDIGQTFGETERWIQPLVKQSLRPMLESFMKRQKTRAPKSSDIATCPDEVYLFFLQKPCPTASTCQVILDIQQELRVTNCVNTDVVVGYTTARSASHG; this is encoded by the exons ATGATGGCAAACGTTCCGCctgtggtgctggtgttggcacTGTTGGCAGGGGGTGGCGGGGCGTGTGGCTCGGGGTCCCAGCAACCTCGTCGGCCTGTTCCTGTGGCAACCACGCCGGCGCCCGCTCCGGG ACTCTGCTCCGGAGTGGCTCTGCTGCACGGCACTGCCTCCGACATCCGGCGAAGCGTTCTACGGGAGCTGTGCCTCAGGGTCCACCAGCACGTGCACCTCAAGACTCCGCAGCGCTCGGCCTCCAACCCCAAGCAACAGCCAAAG CGCACGGAGCAGGCGGCGGCGCTGAACCTCCACCGCGACAGCTTCAGCGATCAGGTCAGGTGGGAAGCGGGAGAGGCTAGTGACGTCATCAACACGGCAAACTGGTTCGTGGACGCTGAGGTCCCGCTGAGCAATGGCTACACTTGGTACGACCATGGCCTGCCCTTGTGGCCGCTGCTGGACCAAGCTCTGACGCAGAAGGAGACCGTCCTGGCCAAGAAGAAGAAACTCAACTGGCCCAATTATGCCATCGCGACGCCATTGTACGTCGCGCCCCTGGAAGCCTCCAACAGCCGCGATCTCGCCATCTCCGTCAGGAAGCTCTTCGCTGGAGACACCGCCAGGCCCCAGCAGCAGAGCCAGAATACCTTCGCCAACAGCAACAAATTCCAGTCCACTGTTCTGGATTTCATCAAAGACCATTTCCAAGACCAGTTCGGTTACACGCGTTCGGATATCGGTCAGACTTTCGGCGAGACCGAACGATGGATCCAGCCGCTCGTGAAGCAAAGTCTGCGTCCCATGCTGGAGTCTTTCATGAAGAGGCAGAAGACTCGAGCGCCAAAGAGCAGCGATATAGCGACATGTCCCGATGAAGTGTATTTGTTCTTCCTTCAGAAGCCGTGCCCGACGGCCTCGACCTGTCAGGTCATCCTCGATATCCAGCAAGAACTGAGAGTCACCAACTGCGTCAACACCGACGTTGTGGTCGGTTACACCACAGCGAGATCTGCGTCCCATGGCTAG
- the LOC113825054 gene encoding uncharacterized protein has protein sequence MTLNDPIGITVALPSAVTNLTRLCQHELFLRGASSEWERWEESILKNTLMVLCMMWVSWLAFSMSLGGSDILFITAQNSKKITDKISTPGTGMSYGICLVSSSLFLLLFVSSITMRIQMTRTLGLAVVLTGLVAVGASPTVSKESCSSVQVLGEASSAIQEKVLQEMCEKMFDHVLLSGSSGGESDSKARRATQAALLVLHSDSSNSSVAWDSGAERNVIKKKGWYVDEEVSLTNGYRWYSHGLPMWPFLGRKKKFWGFLRREPRWPNYALATPLYLAPAEQREGRDPRISVGKFLMKDLERPRSDGVDSFSNTTVPKDIRKFVLGHFFGQAPGRFSAAPWRENADKDFEEYEHWFQPLVERGLQRMIKSFGKQHKSKCPDETYVFFFRQPCGSLESCQVTKDIKDKLGKCPRTELVVGFLKPLAH, from the exons ATGACCCTTAATGACCCTATTGGAATTACAGTAGCGCTCCCATCGGCCGTCACGAACTTAACAAGGCTGTGTCAACATGAGCTGTTCCTTAGGGGCGCTTCCTCAGAatgggaaagatgggaggaatCCATCttgaaaaat ACTTTAATGGTGCTTTGTATGATGTGGGTCTCTTGGTTGGCATTTTCCATGTCTTTGGGTGGGTCTGACATCCTGTTTATCACTGCACAGAATTCCAAGAAGATCACGGATAAGATTTCCACACCAGGAACCGGCATGTCCTATGGTATCTGTCTTGTGTCCTCTAGTCTTTTTCTGCTCCTCTTCGTGTCAAG TATAACGATGAGGATCCAGATGACAAGGACACTGGGGTTGGCCGTGGTTCTCACTGGGTTGGTGGCTGTCGGTGCTTCTCCCACGGTCTCCAAAGAAAG CTGTTCCTCGGTCCAAGTCCTGGGTGAAGCGTCCTCGGCGATTCAGGAGAAAGTCCTTCAGGAGATGTGCGAGAAGATGTTCGACCACGTCCTCCTCAGTGGCTCCTCTGGCGGCGAATCCGACTCGAAGGCCAGG AGAGCAACCCAGGCGGCTCTGCTCGTTCTCCACAGCGACAGCTCCAACAGCTCCGTGGCCTGGGACTCTGGCGCAGAGCGTAACGTCATCAAGAAGAAAGGCTGGTATGTAGACGAGGAGGTCTCACTCACAAATGGCTATCGATGGTACAGCCACGGCCTGCCCATGTGGCCTTTCCTGGGCCGGAAGAAGAAGTTCTGGGGATTCCTTCGCAGGGAACCGCGGTGGCCCAATTACGCCCTCGCGACGCCGCTCTACCTCGCCCCTGCCGAGCAAAGAGAGGGTCGTGACCCTCGTATCTCCGTCGGGAAGTTCCTCATGAAGGATCTCGAGAGGCCTCGAAGCGACGGCGTAGATTCATTCTCGAATACGACAGTCCCGAAGGATATTCGTAAATTCGTCTTGGGTCATTTCTTCGGACAGGCTCCAGGGAGGTTTTCGGCTGCACCCTGGCGAGAAAACGCAGACAAGGACTTCGAAGAATATGAACACTGGTTCCAACCGCTTGTTGAACGAGGCCTCCAGCGCATGATCAAATCGTTCGGCAAACAACACAAGTCGAAATGCCCTGACGAAACCTACGTGTTCTTCTTCCGCCAACCCTGTGGGAGCCTCGAGTCCTGCCAAGTGACTAAGGACATTAAGGACAAACTCGGTAAATGTCCACGCACTGAATTGGTCGTCGGTTTCCTTAAACCGCTGGCGCACTGA